A section of the Verrucomicrobium sp. GAS474 genome encodes:
- the secG gene encoding preprotein translocase subunit SecG produces MNILIDILIVLFVGLSLLLVLAILMQRSKQDGLGAAFGGGLTETVFGAQTSAVLVKFTSWLTGMFFFLAILLAYLTSHRAAESSLHKRLVQPDASAVAPAATPAPAPVPASAAASSEAPAAAPAAKK; encoded by the coding sequence ATGAACATCCTGATCGACATCCTCATCGTCCTCTTCGTCGGCCTCAGCCTCCTGCTGGTCCTCGCCATCCTCATGCAGCGCTCGAAGCAGGACGGCCTCGGCGCGGCCTTCGGCGGCGGCCTGACCGAGACCGTCTTCGGCGCCCAGACCTCGGCGGTCCTCGTGAAGTTCACCTCGTGGCTGACGGGGATGTTCTTCTTCCTCGCCATCCTCCTGGCCTACCTCACGAGCCACCGGGCCGCCGAATCGTCCCTCCACAAGCGGCTGGTGCAGCCCGACGCGTCGGCGGTCGCCCCGGCGGCGACGCCCGCTCCCGCGCCCGTTCCCGCTTCGGCCGCGGCGTCGTCCGAAGCGCCTGCGGCGGCTCCTGCGGCGAAAAAATAA
- the tpiA gene encoding triose-phosphate isomerase has translation MSKIYRKKIIAGNWKMNKTATEAKLLAAEVLNEVKKFDQADIVLIPPFTALGVVAELVGEVPNVFLGAQNVHQAASGAYTGEISVAMLRDVYCRYVIVGHSERRQYFAESDALINEKVKVALAGSLRPILCVGETLKEREGGDAVWKKVLTKQLTGGLDGIPEKDFSDIIIAYEPVWAIGTGKTASPAQAQEAHAFIRSLIEKNISAEVARKIRIQYGGSVKAENAAEILHQPDIDGALVGGASLDARGFAAIVLSAAEPGAAS, from the coding sequence ATGTCGAAGATTTACCGTAAAAAGATCATCGCCGGAAACTGGAAGATGAACAAGACGGCGACCGAGGCGAAGCTCCTCGCCGCCGAAGTCCTGAACGAAGTGAAGAAGTTCGATCAGGCCGACATCGTCCTCATTCCCCCCTTCACCGCGCTCGGCGTCGTCGCCGAGCTCGTCGGCGAGGTCCCGAACGTCTTCCTCGGCGCGCAGAACGTCCATCAGGCGGCCAGCGGCGCCTACACCGGGGAAATCTCGGTGGCGATGCTCCGCGACGTCTACTGCCGGTACGTCATCGTCGGCCACTCGGAGCGCCGCCAGTATTTCGCCGAGAGCGACGCCCTGATCAACGAGAAGGTCAAGGTCGCCCTCGCGGGCAGCCTCCGCCCCATCCTCTGCGTCGGCGAGACGCTGAAGGAGCGGGAAGGCGGCGACGCCGTCTGGAAGAAGGTCCTCACGAAGCAGCTCACCGGCGGCCTCGACGGGATTCCCGAGAAGGATTTCTCCGACATCATCATCGCCTATGAGCCCGTCTGGGCCATCGGCACCGGCAAGACGGCCTCTCCCGCCCAGGCGCAGGAAGCCCACGCCTTCATCCGCAGCCTCATCGAGAAGAACATCTCGGCCGAGGTCGCCCGCAAGATCCGCATCCAGTACGGCGGCAGCGTGAAGGCCGAGAACGCCGCCGAGATCCTCCACCAGCCCGACATCGACGGCGCCCTCGTCGGCGGCGCGAGCCTCGACGCCCGCGGCTTCGCGGCGATCGTCCTGAGCGCGGCCGAGCCCGGCGCGGCCAGCTAA
- a CDS encoding phosphoglycerate kinase gives MAKVTIRDLELNGLRTLVRVDYNVPLDEKDGAYVITDDTRIRETLPTIKLLREKGARIILCAHMGRPKGKKNVKESLAPVAVRLAELSGTPVQFSEETVGPVAEAKAAALKDGEILLLENTRFHAEEEKNDPVFAAQLGKLADVYINDAFGAAHRAHASTEGVAKFVKEKGIGLLMERELKFLGDAVAHAQKPFVVILGGAKVSDKIKVIDSLLDKADTILIGGAMAYTFALALGKKVGKSLVEPDQVGTALAALDKAKAKGVKFLLPVDNYIVEEFDFAKKTVSPGRYTNPGDQIPDGWEGVDIGPETVKLWTAEIATAKTVLWNGPAGVFEVKECAKGTFAIAEAVAANREAVTIIGGGDSVKAVKRAGVADKVSFISTGGGASLEFLEGAVLPGVACIPDKA, from the coding sequence ATGGCCAAAGTAACGATTCGCGATCTCGAGCTCAACGGACTCCGCACCCTCGTGCGCGTCGACTACAACGTCCCGCTCGACGAAAAGGACGGCGCCTACGTCATCACCGACGACACCCGCATCCGCGAGACGTTGCCGACGATCAAGCTGCTCCGCGAAAAGGGCGCCCGGATCATCCTCTGCGCCCACATGGGCCGTCCGAAGGGGAAGAAGAACGTGAAGGAGAGCCTCGCCCCCGTCGCCGTCCGCCTGGCCGAGCTGAGCGGCACCCCCGTCCAGTTCTCCGAGGAGACCGTCGGTCCCGTCGCCGAGGCCAAGGCCGCCGCGCTCAAGGACGGCGAGATCCTCCTCCTGGAGAACACCCGCTTCCACGCCGAGGAGGAAAAGAACGATCCCGTCTTCGCCGCCCAGCTCGGCAAGCTCGCCGACGTCTACATCAATGACGCCTTCGGCGCCGCCCACCGTGCCCACGCCTCGACCGAGGGGGTCGCCAAGTTCGTGAAGGAAAAGGGGATCGGCCTCCTCATGGAACGGGAGCTGAAGTTCCTCGGCGACGCCGTCGCCCACGCGCAGAAGCCCTTCGTCGTCATCCTCGGCGGGGCCAAGGTCTCCGACAAGATCAAGGTGATCGACTCCCTCCTCGATAAGGCCGACACGATCCTGATCGGCGGCGCGATGGCCTACACCTTCGCCCTCGCCCTCGGCAAGAAGGTCGGCAAGTCCCTCGTTGAGCCCGATCAGGTCGGCACCGCCCTGGCGGCCCTCGACAAGGCGAAGGCCAAGGGGGTCAAGTTCCTCCTTCCCGTCGACAACTACATCGTCGAGGAATTCGATTTCGCGAAGAAGACGGTCTCCCCCGGCCGCTACACCAACCCGGGCGACCAGATCCCCGACGGCTGGGAAGGGGTCGACATCGGGCCTGAGACGGTGAAGCTCTGGACGGCCGAGATCGCCACGGCGAAGACCGTCCTCTGGAACGGCCCGGCGGGCGTCTTCGAGGTCAAGGAATGCGCGAAGGGGACCTTCGCCATCGCCGAGGCCGTCGCGGCGAACCGCGAGGCCGTCACGATCATCGGCGGCGGCGATTCGGTGAAGGCGGTGAAGCGCGCGGGCGTGGCCGACAAGGTTTCCTTCATCTCGACGGGCGGCGGCGCCTCCCTCGAATTCCTCGAAGGAGCCGTCCTCCCCGGCGTCGCCTGCATTCCCGACAAGGCTTGA
- the gap gene encoding type I glyceraldehyde-3-phosphate dehydrogenase: MSVKIGINGFGRIGRLVFRAIVEQGLLGKEVEVVAVNDLVPADNLAYLVKYDSTQGRFKGEVHSEKSAPSVAEDDVLVVNGFKIKCLAVKEGPAAIPWKDLGVDVVIESTGLFTDAEKAKGHITAGAKKVIISAPAKGEDITVVTGVNNEKYDPALHHIISNASCTTNCLAPIVHVLLKEGIGIEEGLMTTVHSYTATQKTVDGPSKKDWKGGRTAATNIIPSTTGAAKAVALVCPEVKGKLTGMSFRVPTPTVSVVDLTVKTTKATSYKEICELMKKASETYLKGILGYTTDEVVSGDFIHDTRSSIFDAGSGIELNEHFFKLVSWYDNEWGYSNRTVDLLKQVVKGL; the protein is encoded by the coding sequence ATGAGCGTTAAAATTGGTATCAACGGGTTCGGCCGCATCGGCCGCCTTGTTTTCCGGGCCATCGTCGAGCAGGGCCTGCTGGGCAAAGAAGTCGAAGTCGTCGCCGTGAACGATCTCGTTCCCGCCGACAACCTCGCCTACCTCGTGAAGTATGATTCCACCCAGGGCCGCTTCAAGGGCGAAGTCCACAGCGAGAAGTCGGCTCCCTCCGTCGCCGAGGACGACGTCCTCGTCGTCAACGGCTTCAAGATCAAGTGCCTCGCCGTGAAGGAAGGCCCCGCCGCGATCCCGTGGAAGGACCTGGGCGTCGACGTCGTCATCGAGTCGACCGGCCTCTTCACCGACGCCGAGAAGGCCAAGGGCCACATCACCGCGGGCGCGAAGAAGGTCATCATCAGCGCCCCCGCGAAGGGCGAGGACATCACCGTCGTCACCGGCGTCAACAACGAGAAGTACGACCCCGCCCTGCACCACATCATCTCCAACGCCAGCTGCACGACGAACTGCCTCGCGCCGATCGTCCACGTCCTCCTGAAGGAAGGCATCGGCATCGAGGAAGGCCTCATGACGACCGTCCACAGCTACACCGCCACCCAGAAGACCGTCGACGGCCCGTCGAAGAAGGATTGGAAGGGCGGCCGTACCGCGGCGACGAACATCATTCCCTCCACGACCGGCGCCGCGAAGGCCGTCGCGCTCGTCTGCCCCGAGGTGAAGGGCAAGCTCACCGGCATGTCGTTCCGCGTCCCGACGCCGACCGTCTCCGTCGTCGACCTCACGGTCAAGACCACGAAGGCGACCAGCTACAAGGAAATCTGCGAGCTCATGAAGAAGGCGAGCGAGACCTACCTCAAGGGCATCCTCGGCTACACCACCGACGAGGTCGTCTCCGGCGACTTCATCCACGACACCCGTTCCAGCATCTTCGACGCCGGCTCGGGCATCGAGCTCAACGAGCACTTCTTCAAGCTCGTCAGCTGGTACGACAACGAGTGGGGCTACTCCAACCGCACCGTCGACCTCCTCAAGCAGGTCGTCAAGGGCCTCTAA